DNA sequence from the Pectinophora gossypiella chromosome 12, ilPecGoss1.1, whole genome shotgun sequence genome:
TAGCAACTCGCACCGTGTAAACGAGCCATAAATCATCTAGTTTTCCTTGTATACGCTTTGGCATTGCACTTGTGCTAGTTATCATTACGTTGAGTAACCCAAGATAGTTCAAAGTAaggaaaaaacttttattttatatcagtGATAATTACACCGTGAAATGATAGTAATTTTGTTGTACATGGTGAAGTAACACTTACCTATTTCAAGTTGAAATGACGCAGTCTTCGCGAATAATTGCAACAGTGAAACATAATGTgggcaataattattttctcattaaGATAATCGATAAAACATTAATATCATTCATGACTTACAGTTAGTACGttagaataaaacatatttacaaCAATTCTAGTGTTTAGTCAATTTGTCATTTCATGATGTTAGAAAAATAAGCAgcgataattttatttattttttattcttaaatgtaaaaaaacgTGCTCAAAAAGGTCTTGAAATATTCTTTtacaaaaatgataataattaatgcCTTTGATCTAAATGAAAGATATTCTTTTGTTTCTTCTCATGGGATGGGACAAAAAACATTGAGGTAATTACACATAGAGGTGGTAATAAACGATTTACCGTGGGTACGAAACCGCGACATGCTCGCTCCTAAATTTCTGTGTGAATAGGTGCATAGacactaatataaaaaaatgctcGGATTTCGGTTCTAAACCTAGGGTTTAGAAATTGACTTGTGTTTCTTGAATGGTTGTATGTCTTTCGTTAGCTAAAAGGTCAGTTTTCCCCGATAACCGAAGTAATTACTACGAGTGTGAATTGACCTTGACCTACTAGTGTAGAAATGGACCTGTATCTTCTACGCTTTTTTATTTAGCCATTCATTTACAAACGACCCAAACTAAgctacaaaaatattaatatttatcaaagaattattattttcgaCTTCATTCGAGaccctactattaaaattataaaagtttcatacaaatttttcccctcttttcttttttctaaggACCTTagaggttgaatttcgcaaCACTCTGTATTAGTGAGCCTACGTCCTTAACCCCCATGAAAAATTTGAGATTCCttgcacttgtagtttctgagattaggtgatgagtgagtcagtcaatcGGTGACTTtcgattttttatatataatatacatattctTTTTTTTCAGTTATCCCAGTTGACAAATGCAAACTCGAGGACTCGGCATGCTTGAAGGAGGCTTTCCAACAGGCTCTGCCAGTGTTCGCCGCCGGTATCCCTGATGTGGGGATAGAAGTTCTAGACCCGTTGCATATGGATGACCTGTCTTTTGACCTTTCAGGCCTTCAGTTCAGCTTGAAAGAAGGCCAATTGAAAGGATTGAAAACCGCAGAGTTCGATAAAATCAAGTAAGTTTAAACATTTTGAATTGAGTATTTGCATTCTCTAAAGAGAAATATATAAATCGTAAAAATTCCTTCGGACGGGAATTGAACACAGCTCTCGTCAGCCCGGGACGAGCGTGATAACCATTGCACCATAGGGTCCTGTCCATGTTTTTTacgattaaaattttctctttatgagtttccctaagcacgtgtaagtgttataaaaacaaaaaaaaaaaaaaacatttatttgcattctAATGTTTTGATATAAATGAAAGGAGAAGCCGTGGCAGCTcagttgctagaacgcttgcctctcactttgaggccgcaggttcgaatccagcacaggcctagaccaatgattgtcgaatttgttttcgaattcatgtttggatcataaatgattacttatatcacgtgctcagcggtgaaagtaaaacatcgtgaggaaacccacattcccgagaaatgcattttcggaggtatgtgacctaacctgtattgggctggttttcccttcgcgggttggaacgtcagacaggcagtcgcttctgtaaaaaaccggacctgtcaaatcttcaggttaggtaagcggatactgtgaaaaacgggataatgctagggagatgataagtGGAAGGAGAAAAGAGAGGCCTTTGTCCAGCGGTGggacttgtaaaaaaaatctactaTGCAGGCTATGAAAAAAAATCTCTATACTTTATTTGGAATTGTTAAGTCTACACACTTCTTTTTTAAGTGACTTttataggtttgcctcagatggcattcactacttggccggaacagaGCCGATACTTGTAGCGTTCCGGGCTAGGCATATTTTTGTAACTGCATTGACAAAATAAAATCTCAAAATTCCATAACCCGAAACGCTCGTGTTGCTAACTCTATATGCATTGGCCTTAATTGTAAAGAAATTAGCGTAAAACAagtgtatttataaatatgcaTCTGGTAAAATAGACTATAAAGTCGAAAATTATTTACTCGatgtaagccgttggtcccggatactacttactgacgtagtcgttacatgagccatgttaggggcctatggcggctcagtaataaccctgacaccagggttgatgaggttggtattacacctcacaacccacacgatgagaagaagaTAATGTTTGACTTATTCGTTTAAGTTTACGATACTAAGTGAAGTTTAAGTTTGAAAGTGTgagatcttttccaataagattggctatataagccacatgcgagcacatggaCGTCGGTGTTGAAGCAGTCGAAGTAAACGAAATTGGCTggatcgcatcatcatcatcatatgcTTGATTACTGACACCCCTTTTCCGTCAAGTGATCCTTAGTCCTTTCTTACATACCCGTTATATTATGTCCTACCACTTCCAATGAACCAAGTCCCAAAATAACACACCACTTGACTCACTTCACAAATCTACATTTGTCTTGATAAACTAAATTGGAACCTTTCTATTCCGAAGTGTTCTTGCTCAGAAAAGCAAACAATGATTAATGGTTCCAAACAAGGGTTTGGGTAAGGAAACCCAACGGTCAACGGTCAATGCAATCTTGTCGATCTATTGTGGCGATTTGTGAATTGTCACTCCATTTGGTGATTCGTAGTCCTGTTATCTATTCTGTAGTGCTACTGTCAATCTTGATAGTTTAACTATAGTGAGTATTATGTTCAGGCTAGTAAAGTTAGTTTACAATTAGAAAACGTTGTAAAGATTTTGAAAATAGATTTTACAATAGTAATTTTTTCTACCataggttgtgaggtcgataACCACTAGATTTATTGTTAGAGTTGCTTGTTGATTCTCAATGTTAAACGGCAGAATTTTAAGACAGAACTAACTttgaatcttatttttttcatataaagCTTCCTTTATTATCATCCGacattgaaaataaacgatttttaaaaATGGGTTTATActtttatgtaaaatattatatagcGGGGTTTATAATCTGACTTTTTTGTATCAGTTCCGGCGTATTAGAATGGATTGGTCTATAAATAATGGTCCtcttttcaaatatttgtcGCTGAATCTATCTATAATAGGACTCACACACAAAACATAAAttgaactaaaataaaataagcatacaatataaaataactatttcCTATTTGCGTCCCGGAGCCAAAAACACCagtgtttaaaaatagaactgGCGACCCTTTCGTACACTTTTTGCAAAATGGTGTTCGTTTTATAATATTCACAATAATTGTAACTTTAACATTTACTCAGTAAAGATCAATGCTCAGTgatttatcatcattatcatcatcagccgtacgacgcccactgctgggcataggcctcccccaaggatctccacgacgatcggtcctgcgctacccgcatccagcggctaaTGTTTATACTCGTTCTTAATACTTAGTCTATTATATTCGTATTGTTTACAGGTGGGACTTGAAAAAGAAGAGGATAGAAGTAGACTACCACTTAAACTGCTCAGTACGAGGTCACTACACGGCCGGTGGTCGGCTACTGATCTTACCCATTAATGGAGACGGTCAATTGAAGTTGAAACttagtaagtataatactttaggtacacatacacatgtgtggcTGTCAGTCGAAGCTGCCGTCACGGGGCGGCAGCTTCCGATCCCAAGATGCTGTTGCATCGCAGGGCTGACAACCACACCAATGCACACATATGCGcgcaaacagacacacacatcaacaaaattttatattctattactttattcttttttttttttgtttttattgggtACTTGGGCGATAGGCTAATGGCCTGTCACCAAGTGGTCCGTCCGTAAATTGAGGAGCAGTTGTTATATTAGATTATAAGTGTCTCAGAATGTTAAGGATGTAGGCTTCATATTCTAAACATTACAACGCAAATAATTGTATCTAGCTTTTAAGTCTATATCTGTTTGttctccaaataaataaatattttttatgatggCTTCAAAACGTTGGCAAATAGGTTGGCTATTGCTTGTTAGTTATGTCCCATTGTTAGGTACAGTTAGTGCCAATGCCAGTTTCAAtaccatattataatattagtatagtaataaattttttgaggagctcggtggcgcagcggttaacgcgctcggtctgcgattgttgaagtaaagcaactttcgcaaaggccggtcataggatgggtgaccacaaaaaaaaagttttcatctcgagctcctccgtgcttcggaaggcacgttaagccgttggtcccggctgcattatcaGCCGTTAATAAACATCAAACCGCATTGGGCccccgtgatggtttaaggcccgatctccctatccatccatagggaaggcccgtgccccagcagtggggacgttaatgggctgatgatgatgatgatgaataaattttatattagtcTTTGCCTGGCCATCCACGGGAAGTGTATCCGTCTAAGTAGTATCTGAGGGTAAGCTACAATAAAGCACGTCAAAAAGGGGAGTTTATTAGAGATTAACACATAACTCATTGGGTAGTCATTGGCCAATTCCGGTCATTAGCAAAAGAAGGCAGAAGCGAAACAGGATCGAAGAAAGAACAAAGGAATAACTATAGAAAGGTCACCAATTTGTCTCGAATCCTTGTACCACACTGTTAATGGCAGTGATTTATCTACTGCGGCTCGGAAGATATAAAAGTTCTTTCATTCGTATCAATGAAAatgtatctacctacttatgtaTAGATTGAGTGCGATCACCACAGGATTCGTATTATAGAGAGATGCCGCcgggaccgaaatatgcacaaaacgatcatattaTACGGAGCAACGATCGTGTTATAAAACTTACCATaccattcattgcttctttggtatcgtgCCACCACAACTGACCTTTGTGTTATaacgcaatgaacggcgggtaaatcgatgtagcgggtccagccagaaatgtctcGGTGCGGCCGCTTCACAAGCTGACGTGAGTCTGTTAACAGGCGACACTCGGGGTAGCGTAATTTAGTACTGAGGGCATCCTCCCTTTTTATAATCTGTGGCAGCCACACGGTGCGTTGTTGGTGCCTTGCGAGGTGTGAGCGGTGTGGCTGCGTCGTCATTCCATATATAAATCACAACGACATGCCACTGTGGGTTGAAATATCTGCTTGGCTTGGCCGTTTCGCAACCATCACACAAGcgtaaggtgaaaaaaaaaaatgctgtcaCCATGAGCAACTTTATTGACTTTTCATTGCCATTTTGTTATTATAGTTCTTGTAGGAACGAAACGGACAAGTCCCATATTTGTCTAACGTGTAGAGTAtgtaaacttagggtttgtatagttagcgCGTGTAGACGCGTGTAGAAGCTTAGCTCTACATAAGGTCTGTTAACTTTTTGATATTGCAGTCGATATGAGATTTCTGATTAGTTTTATGCAAATCGTTCTGTATAGTGTTTAGAATATCTGGAATACTGGAGTACCTGTTTCTGTAGCTATACAAGTTTATATTCGAAGTTATGCCCGTTCTAAAGTCTATATTACATTGGTTCCTGAGCAAGAAATATaacgaagaaaaaaaatcttacagatcaaaatatttttctattaaaaaaactggCTGTTTGACTGTTTTGTCCGTAGAGTCTCTTATTTATTATCATGTAACATGTAACTACATAAGTAAAGTGGACAAATGAAAAACATCTTTCGTCGCTAGTAATTCTTTGATATCAacacaacattttttttccagGAAATGTCGCTATAGCGATGTTTATAGACTATAAGATGGAGAAGGGTGCGGATGGCAAAGAATACGTTAAGCCCACAAAATATGAATTCGCCTTTGATGTGAAAGACAA
Encoded proteins:
- the LOC126371109 gene encoding circadian clock-controlled protein daywake-like — translated: MDRVIKVIPFAIFLFGFVGSSVIPVDKCKLEDSACLKEAFQQALPVFAAGIPDVGIEVLDPLHMDDLSFDLSGLQFSLKEGQLKGLKTAEFDKIKWDLKKKRIEVDYHLNCSVRGHYTAGGRLLILPINGDGQLKLKLRNVAIAMFIDYKMEKGADGKEYVKPTKYEFAFDVKDNAHFSLTGLFNGNKELSDTMLSFLNENWKQVSIEFGRPMIDGAARKIYKNVVIFFSKMPLAEIANV